CCAAAGATGGGGGCTCAGCCTGCTTCAACATCATCCATGCCCCTTGCTTTGAACTCATCCCAGAGGAAGAGTATGTGGAGCGGATCTGGTACAGCTGGTGAGTGCCAGCTGGCCAGCGATGATGGGACAGAACTCCAAGGTACCCTGCTTCAGCTCCATTAATTTCTTCCTATCCCTTCTTCCCAGGTGTAGAAGCCACAGGCCTGTCTCTGTGGCAATAATTTACCATCCCACCCACCATATGTATATGACAGAGGACGATCTGGAAGAGCCTTGCTGGGTTTCCAGCAAAAATCACTTAAGTCCCAGTGCCAGACCTCCTGACCCAAACACAGGGTCAGCCACTGAGGTTCCTGACTTATCAGTGCCCATCACTATCTGGCGTTCTGAAAGCCCCATAGAAAAGAGTCAGGAAAGCAACGTCATCAAGgatataaagagaaaggagaaagagcaagACGAGGAGGAGATGGTGGATGAAAAGGCAAACTTGAAGAAAAAAGCCAAGGGCAAGTTAACTAAGAAGAAAACCCCAGTGAAGTCAGTGTCTTCCCCTGCCGATTTGAGCCAATCTGTAAGAGGACCAGTGAGGACACCAGAGTCTAGCCCAGAAAGCCCGGGAGGGCTGGAGAGCGAGGACAGTTGTGAACGGGGTAAAGAAAGGCCCTCCAGTGAAGATGTTGTAGAGTCATCGTCCCCCAGAAAGAAATCTGGCCAGGCCAAAAAGAAtgggacaaagaaagaaacccagaaaacaagcaagagaaaaaaatcttccccAGTGCCCAACCCCAATCTCAGCTGAGGCTAGGGCAAACAGAGTGAATAATAAATCAAGCCTGTAACTGACCCCTACTGctattctctctcccttcaaCAGGGCCTCTTCTTATGGGAGGGGGCTGCAGGGATCCTCTAAGGGCAATCCTGCTTTCAAGGAGGAAGTCGATGTCTATGGGAAGTTaagtaggagggagagagaactctcAGGACTAGGTGGGAGAATCTAtttggggagtgggtagggggtgggagaaCAGTGTTATCACATCCATTCTGTGGTGGCCAGCACTATGAAATGCTACCTTCAATAAACTGAACCTGCCACTCACTCAGCCTGCCTCTCCATCCTCATGTGGCCCCGAGGGGAAGGGGCTGTGGCACGTGGAGGAGATGCTCTTCCTGGCTGGGGTGGTCCAGCCCTTCTCACCCTTGCAGCAGCCCTGTTATGCTGGAGAAAGTAAAAAGGAGTTCCAGTACAAGGTCAGCCCTTTCCCACCCACACAAAGAATGAAGAACAGTGGGTACAAGCTCAAATGCAGCCATCAGTGGCAACCCAAgcagagacaaaggaaggaaggctctactcagcaccccccccccccccccccaaacacactaAATCACTGTGAGATGAAGCCTCCGTGAAGGAACAGGGAGATCAGATGTGCAGAATAAAAACAGCTTCAGAAAGAACCAGAGGCAGGGGCCGGCTGACACTgagccagggagagagaggggtgggagagagcTCCTTTCCCACGGTCTGTGTGCCTGAGGGGGAGCAGGTGAGGGGGACCTGTGGGCTATCAGAGACAAGGGCCAGCTGGGAAGCGAAGGGGCATGCACAGCTCACAGATTCACTTCTCTCCAAAGTGTGGGAAGAGGAGAGCAACACACGAGCTTGGTGGCTGACAGCTGCCGGGCCCAGGATTTCATACCACCCTTTATGTTTCCGTTCCCTTCTCATAGATAGGACAGTCAACCTAAGAAGCTGCCTGAGAGATGGCCCAAGTTCCCAACATCCATGGATGGTTGTTCATGGCCACCTATCATTCCAGTTTTAAGAGGTCAAAGCCCTCTTTTGATTTttcatgcacatacccacacatgtacTTATGTAATTAAAACCCAGTGGTGGTAAcacaggcctttaaccccagctcttgggaggcagaggcagttatctctgagttcaaggccagcctggtctacagagtgagttcctggacatcaaagctacacagagaaaccctgtctcaaaagcaaaaaaaaccaaaaaacaataaaCCCCTTAAGTGCACGTGTATCATTTATGTAATTCCAgccttcaggaggctgaggcagggctgCTGTAAggccaaggccagtctgggttagaGACTCCACTTCAACATGGCAAACAACAGATGAGAGAAGTCCACAGAGGGTCACAGGGCTCAGAGCAGGCAGGGAGGTAACCCCAGGCAATGTGAATCCTGGATTCTCTGGTAGATTACAAGAGGAAGTTTTTGGAGCTCCAAACTGCTGAAGCAGCCCTGCAGAGCGAGGGAGCTGGAGGCCTCTGTACAAACACTGTTTATTCAAATGACAGGCAAGAAGCAGGTGAGGTTAGGTGatgagggaaggcaggcaggcaggcaggggctGGCAGCTCAGCACTGCTCCACATGGCCCTCACAGTCCTGCTTTGACAGCCAAGGTCTTGCCATCAGGACCAGAGCcactttccctcctctccctcctgccccaaaCTGAATAAATAGCATCGGTGTCCCCACACAGGCTGGGGACATAGACAATTGAGCTTCATGCCtcatgagagcctgtctcaggtGCGGGCTTCCAGAGACATTACAGACTGCTCCACCTTTGCTCTCCTCCCTGCCATACTCCTCTCCCAGCCTGGCCCCAGAACAGGTGGTTAGCACAAGCCCGGAGTGGGACAGCTGCTGCTCGGTGCACACCAGGCTCACAAGGCCATCATCCAGCCTGCCATCCAGCCAGGCTGACCACTAAAAAGAACGTCATTTCACGCCACTTTATGGACAAAAAAAGAGGGGCAGGGAGTGAGGCCATAAGTGGCCAGGCCTCTTGGAGCTTCAGAGGTAACCAGAGTCCGAGGAACAGGCCCCCTACCGATCCATCTCGTCCAGGAGTGGGGTCGCATCGCCAGCAATGGACATGGGGGTGCTCTCGATCATGGGGCTGGGAGAGGGTCGTGGGGTCAGCCGCTGTTTCTGTTTCCGTcgttctgcctccttttcctgtAGCCACTGCTCGGCCATCTTGCCCCAGTCGATAGCTGCGTGGCTGTTGGACCTGGAACACGAAGGAGAAGTCTCAGAGACTAGGATTCTTCTGAATCCTGAGAAGCCTTCCTGCTAGCCACTGGTGAGAGACCACTTTCAGACAGGAACCTGACATTACAGGTTACAGGAAGCAACCCGCCTCAGTCTTGCATTCTTCCCCAGAAACCAATGCCTATGGGAACATTTCACAGGTCTTGGCTTTCAAGAAGAGACATAATACCTGCTTATGTGAAGTCCTCAGGCCACATGGCACCACCTGTTCCTAGAAGTAACCAGCTTGGGTTATGGACTTACTTTGGCTGCTGCTGCCGTTGTCGGGAGCTGGAGGAAGGCTGGGGCTGGGCCTGTGTAGACTGTGGGGTGGTGCTGGCCTGGAGTTGGTGGTATTGTGGGGTGGTAATGGGCTGGCTCGGGGTTGTATAGGAGTAGCTTGGTGTCATTAGTGGTGTGGCCACTGGCTGCTGGGCTGGTGTTGGGAACACCTGAAGAGGGGTGGACAGAAAAACAGGGGTGTTGAGGGCATGCTTGACTTTACTGTGAATCTCTGGCAGACTTTAAGAGTTGGCTCTGAACACTGCTTTCCAGCTGACCCACTTCAAGCAATATTTTGGGCAGTAAAGGGAACCCAGCAGGATAAAACCAGCAAACAGttacccaccaccaccaatctTGAACAGCTCAGGTGGGCTGAGGGTTCCAAATATCCCACAAGGCTTTCTGCAAAGGCCTGCCCTCctctacctttttaaaaaaaatattttttgagacacggtttctctgtgtagccctgactgttctggaatcATTCTGTAGAcagggctggtctcaaactcagatccctctgccttccaagtgttgggattaaagatgtgcaccaccactgtccagctatcAGGCCCTTTCCATTCCCTTCCCTATCAAATGTTCTAGAGGCAAGGAACGTCTGTTAGAAACTGTTCCTAGGCTCAAGCACACGAAGCTCCCAGCAGAGGGCATGGCCAGAGGTGTCTACGGGATCTGGGTCTATGTTGGAATGTTTATGGGAttgctccctctcctccccatcctgctCAGGAACAGTCCTCCCGAAAACATACATGGTAGGCGCTGCTGCCTCCTCCGCTGCCACCGTAGCCATACTGGCTGGATGCCCACTGGGCTGGGGTAGCATTGGGGTTCTGCCCTTGGCCTGTCACAGCAGCAATGGCACTGAACATCTGTGAAGTCATGTTCTGAGGCAAGGCATTCACAGCCCGTGTCAGATCTGTAAATACAGATGTCCATGTCAAGGGTGCAAGTCCCTTCAGTTCCCCCGCTACCTTACAAGTCTCAGCCCCAAACACCCTACCTGCAAGATTGATGTTGGCTGGGGTAGCATTGATAGAAGCGGGGGTCCGTGTTCTGTTGCTGCTACTGGGAGTGATGCCTGTAAGAAGTGGATACAGCCAGTTATGTTCCTCAAGAAAGCTACTTATGGCTTCCTAGTTTAAGAgtcagaggaggaaaggaagggtggGGAAGAAGAGCTGTACAGGCCAGGCCAGTAGATGGAAAAGCTCCCTGCTACTAAGAGGCTGAACAGGGGCGAGGCAGCTGCTAACTGACTTCACCTCACTGAGCCAGGACCTGTGTTGTTCCCACCATAGCCTAAAGTCAGGGGACAGCAGAACTCACCTGGCACAGGATCCTGATAATGATCCTTAAACCACCTGAAGAGTCCATTCACAGTTGGGAAAATCTGGCCCCGGTACCGGAATCCTTCAGGAGTCACTGTTACATATTCTATCCTGAGATTTTATAAGTAAACAAGCATTAGATACCGcttgtgctagctagttttatgtcaatgtgaTGTGTAAGCTATAATCATCAGAGAAGGGAGCCTTAAGTGAGAAAGTACCTCCATAAGACCAGAATGTAGGCAAGCCCATaggacattgtttttttttttttttttaattagttggGTGGTGCCACCCCCAGGCTGGTGGTCccgggtcctataagaaagcaggctgagcagccatgaggaataagccagtaagcccagtcctctgtggcctctgaatcagcttttcgctccaggttcctgccccgtgTGAGatcctgttctgacttctttaATGATGAACTAAGATAtcaaagtgtgagccaaataaataaaccctttccttctcaaactgcttttggtcgtggtgttttatcatagcaacagcaaCTCTGACTGAGACACACTGTGGCCACCAGATAAGCATCAACCGTACGTACATGTACATTAGCCAGAATGGGTGCTGGAGGAGGGAAGATGATAGGGAGAGGCTGCAAATGACAGAGCACAGTCAAGGTTAAGGAGGTCATGGCCTTGTGCCGAGTACGGGCTGCCAGAGGAAGCTGTGCTGGAGGCTAACTGGAGACAAGATGCCTTCACTGAGGACAGCAGTTACAGGCAGGCGAGAGTGATACAAGGTTACGGGGCATCAGGGAGGAGGAGACCTCCCCCACAGGTTCAGATAAGCAGGGAGAATTCTCTAGTACTCTAGAAGGTGCTTAATCTGCCTTCATTCAGTATTTCTGAGAGTAACAGAGTGGATAAGAGGATGGGCCTTAGCTTCATACCTGGATCTGGTCTAGTCTGAGTTCTGCACTTACCACCTATGTGACTGCACCAAGCACTACAGCCCATAAGCCCAAAGGAGTCACAAGGAATGACGAGGCAAGTATACAAGGCAACCAATCTAGCTAACAGAGAGCTATGTTCTCTCAAGGAGAGCCAACAACAGCTCTGAAGACAATGGTAAATACGGTGTGATCCTCACTCACACTCAGCCCACACTTGCTTCCTAAATCTCCACCCAAAGATACAGGTCAGGGAGTCTGTGGGATTCTAGGGGAAGCCACGGTGTTGAATCTTATTTCAGGTCGTCACCTCAGCTGGCCTTCATCAAACATTTCCAGTCTTACAGGGCCCTGGCTGCTACTCTGTGGGAGGCACTGATGTGACAGGAAAGCCATCTCAGAGAAGAGCATGATATTCTAGATGCCAAGTGTGGCACAAGGCCCCAGGGTTGCACATGTGACCAGTACAGAGCTAGAACACAGATGTGTATTTCTCCACGAGTGGAGAATGGCTGGTGGCAGGTCAGGTTAGGTCGGTCAGGACAGCAAGTATGATTGATCACTAGAGTGTGCAATAGGCCAAAGCAGATCGGTGTAAGGAAACTGGACCCAGGCTCAGGGTGAGCTAAAGGGGTGCAGGAAAAGGAATGTCTCAAAAAAGCCGCCTGCCAGTCACACATGGAAGGCAACAGAGCAGGTGATAACACGATCTCACCCACTGCTCAGTAGGCACAACATATGTCCATTGTGGCATCAGTGAGCTATCATGTGCTGAGAGCTCTGGAAAGGCGTTAGAAGGGAGCAGAAAGGCAAGACCAGCAGGACACCCTTGCTTATGCCGTTACTGCAGTGCCTAGGGAGTGCTTGAAAAGGGGACAATGCCTGTTCTAGTTctaggcaactcttttttttttggttttttcgagacagggtttctctgtgtagccttggctgtcctgaaactcactttgtagaccaggctggctctgcctctgcctcccgagtgctgggattaaaggcgtgtgccaccatgcccagctgcaaCTCTGTTTTTGTGTCTCTACCAAGCATGTCCAACCTTCTGACACCATGATACAACACTATTATTTACAATGTTCATGCTTGAGAACAACACAAATCAACTTatattaaagacaaagaaaagaaaagaaaagaagaaaaaagaaagtaacaaaaccaaaaaacaagtcACAAAAAATTGTCATAGAATCTAGAATCCTGTGCTGGCCCACAGCCTAGACACATATGCGTCAACCAAAACTCCGGTTGTGAACAGGTAAGAGGAcaaggaggtagaagcagagagGCGTGGCCTGTGTGTGGACCCCAAAGGCAGCGGCATCTCAGCACCAGTGCTCACCTGGGTTTACCCCGGGGCTGGTATCCCAGGAGGAACTTGCCGGGCAGTTCCTTGCAGGCACAGATGAAGTAAGGGATGAAGGTGGGCTTCTCCTTCTTAGTTTTGATGAGCAGCTCCTCTAATTTCTGGGGGGGCAGAATGAGGAGGACAGGTTGGGATGGTAGCATGCTTGGGATACAATGACTggtgcactcacacatgtactTCCTTCACCAGTGAGTCCCTATGCTCTCCTTAGTGACCACCCAGAAGAGCCAGCCTGGAAGGTGTCCAGAGGGTCCAAGGCTCACCTTTCGGTCCCCACCACTACAGTCCTGGTAATATTTGTGGTTCAGAAGGTCTCGAGCAAAGGAAGCCATGGGCTGGACATAGCGGGCAACAATCTCATCCAAGTCTTCAAATtcctataggaagaacagaaGGCCTCACACATCACAGATTCCAGCCCTTCATCAAACCCAGCCTCAAGAGACAAGATGCAGGGGTTGATGTCCTGATCTTGTTGAATCTCACCCTACTGCAAAGTCCCTTGAATTTATCAGCTGGCTTGATTCCATCCCAGACTCTAGTTCACCAGCATCGTCTTTTGAGTACTAACCGGATGATCCCCTGGTATTTATGAACACCAGGGAGCTTCAGCTTTCTCCTTGTTGAATACAGATAAAGAGacctcatgtgtgtgcatttttccCTTCCTCAAGAGCTGTCTCTaggctattttaaaaattgaaatataggGCAAATAAAGCTAGTACTTATGCTACAATCTACCTAGCTCTGTTGTTCTTTCTGCATAATGAAAATATGGATGTGTTCAAGTTACTGTCAGGTGAAAGCAACCAGGAAGAACTTGTTCCGGCATGGCCCCACCTCACTGTTGATCCACAGAGTGGCTCCCAGGCTGAAGGCGTTCTCCTTGCCCTCCTCCCGCACGTCCACGTGCTGGTAGATGCCGGCACTAACTTTCCAGGTCACCGTCAGGTGGTTTTCACCCTTACTGCTGGGCCGAATGATAACATCCCCTTGGTCCATGGTCTCCATCATCTTTTCTGCTTGCTTGAAATTTATGTTATGGAAGGACGGGTGTGCAATCACTCGCTTGATGTATGCTGAAAAGGCAGGAAGAGACAGATCAGGTGACAGGTTAGGAACTGACAGTGATAGGACAGTCAAAGATAGCTTTGATCCACCACGGGATTCTGACACTGTCAGACTTTCTGGGCTTGGATTCCATGATACGAATGAGGTGTTAGCCTCAGTTCTTAGGCTGTTTGAGGAAATGAAATTTAGCAAACTCTACATGGGAGATTGTGGGTTCCAGTCCTGCTCGTGCCTGCCTTTCATGTCTCTAGGCTCCAAAGCTTTGAAACTGGGCACAGGCTCTGTTAAGCCTATGCACAGGAACTCTGCGGTCTAGGTCTCTGGTATAAGCTGTACTCGGGTGTAAGCCTAGCCCAGGGCACTCACTGGTCCGCTGCTGCTTTCGTTTCATATCCTCTTCCTGCTTGTGGTCTGCAGCTTCTGCATCAAAGTCGTAGTAGGTGTCCTTGGGCAGTTTCCACTCATTGTTCCTGTCCATGAGGTCTGAGGTCCGGCAGGTCAGGTCTGCACTGAACTTTTCAATATCGATCTTCATGATCCGGCAGTGAACAGTCATCCCCACCTAGATCCACAGAACGTGTGAGCTGGAAGGGACAAACCTATCCAGCCCAATGCTTTATTTCACATAAAAGAAGAGCAAAGCCCAGTCAGAAAGGGAGGACTTGCCCAAAGCCAGCTACACAATGACAAAGTAGGaacttgggggtgggtgggtgtatcATGTCCCAGTGCCTCTCACTCTCAGCTGGAGCCCTGGAGGGACCATCACGGGCATCCCTCCCAGGATGTTAGCTAGAGCTCATGCCCTTTTATGAAAGGAATCAAAGTAATTAATAGCTGTGTTTGGTACTTTTCCTGATGAGTCTTTTCATGTAAATATTGGCTTAAGGCAGTCTGGGTACTGTTGAAAATCTTAGCTTCATTAAGATTAAGAAATGTCTTTTTTGTCAAGCAGTTGCggtacacacttttttttttaaagttttttttttgtttgtttgttttggttttttgagacagggtttctctgtgtagccctggctgtcctggaggtagaggcaagtggatctctgtgagtttgaggccagcctggtctacagagcaagtttgaggaccgcagggctacacagagaaaccttatctcaaaaaccaaccaaccaaccaaccaaccaaccaaccaaccaaccaaccaacctcttTTGAGCCCTAAGTCCACAGCTCTTCCAGAGTCACAAGAGTGTGGTAATCAAGTGAAAATGGCCCACAGGCCCATAGATTTACATGCTTATCCTATGTTGAACTGTCTGAAAGGACTGGGAAGTGTGcacttgttggaggaggtatgctACTGAGGTTAGGCGCCGAGGCTTCAAAAGTCCAGGTCAGGCTCAATGTCTTCCTCTGCCTATTGCCTATGAACGAGGATGTAaaattctcagctactgctttaCAGCCATACCTatctgctttccaccatgatgatcatggactaacctaAAATCTAGgtaagcctccaattaaatgctttctattaTAAGTTCCTTTGGCCATGGTGCCTTTCCAAAAACCccgaattcagttcccagcactgcataaaaccaggTATGGCgtatgtgtgttcattttagcacttgggaggtggaggcaggtagaccaggagttcaaggtcatcctcagcaaTGTACTGAGTTTGCGGCCAGGCTGATCTTACCCCTGAAAACAAAGAGTATTTTATTCCTATGAATTTGGTACTTATACCCAGAGAtctgaaaaatttttaaattatattatcatcattattattattattttggtttttcgagacagggtttctctgtatagctctggctgtcctggaactcagaaatccgcctgcctctgcctcccgagtgctggcattaaaggagtaccaccactgcccggctttttaatattatttatgtatgtgagtaccctgttactctcttcaaacacaccagaagagggcatcagatcccattacaggtggttgtgagccaccatgtggttgctgggaaatgaattcaggacctctggaatagcagtcagtgttcttaactgtggagccatttctccagcccctgaatttttaaaaaaagatttatctatt
Above is a genomic segment from Mus caroli chromosome 11, CAROLI_EIJ_v1.1, whole genome shotgun sequence containing:
- the Proca1 gene encoding protein PROCA1 encodes the protein MWVRTTITVKRWTEERSGRKIERTERTDITRLPSWKRGYPASVDSSSDLFSFSEGENKETDRRCWKHQHCPGHTIHPFSDCGHHNRCMHAVSQCDCESRCRSHRPVSVAIIYHPTHHMYMTEDDLEEPCWVSSKNHLSPSARPPDPNTGSATEVPDLSVPITIWRSESPIEKSQESNVIKDIKRKEKEQDEEEMVDEKANLKKKAKGKLTKKKTPVKSVSSPADLSQSVRGPVRTPESSPESPGGLESEDSCERGKERPSSEDVVESSSPRKKSGQAKKNGTKKETQKTSKRKKSSPVPNPNLS